One Deltaproteobacteria bacterium genomic region harbors:
- a CDS encoding carbon-nitrogen hydrolase family protein — MESGPDLAANLARSRALVVEAAARHARLVVLPEVFAWRGPREAEAGVASPIPGPVSDFLCGLAAELGVTLVGGSFLERSDEATRSFNTSLLIDPRGAIRAVYRKMHLFDVDLPGRVTVRESDARIPGTDVVTAPTELGTVGMSICYDLRFPELFRRLAVAGATIVTIPSAFTAYTGAAHWEPLLRARAIENQVFVIAPNQTGTSPHGFHDYGHSMIVDPWGTVLARASEGEAVITAELDLDHLARVRREMPCLHHTRLLS, encoded by the coding sequence ATGGAGAGCGGCCCGGACCTTGCCGCGAACCTCGCCCGGTCGCGGGCTCTGGTCGTCGAAGCCGCCGCGCGTCATGCGCGTCTCGTCGTGTTGCCGGAAGTCTTCGCGTGGCGCGGTCCGCGCGAGGCGGAGGCCGGCGTCGCCTCCCCGATCCCGGGTCCGGTGAGCGACTTCCTCTGCGGGCTCGCGGCGGAGCTCGGGGTGACGCTCGTCGGCGGATCCTTCCTCGAGCGCTCGGACGAGGCGACGCGCTCCTTCAACACCTCCCTCCTGATCGATCCGCGCGGAGCGATCCGCGCGGTCTACCGGAAGATGCACCTCTTCGACGTCGACCTCCCGGGCCGGGTGACGGTCCGCGAGTCGGACGCCCGCATCCCGGGAACCGACGTGGTCACGGCGCCGACCGAGCTCGGGACCGTCGGGATGAGCATCTGCTACGACCTCAGGTTCCCGGAGCTCTTCCGCCGGCTCGCCGTCGCGGGCGCGACCATCGTCACGATCCCGTCCGCCTTCACGGCCTACACGGGCGCCGCGCACTGGGAGCCCTTGCTTCGCGCCCGCGCGATCGAGAATCAGGTGTTCGTGATCGCCCCGAACCAGACCGGCACGAGCCCGCACGGCTTCCACGACTACGGCCACTCGATGATCGTCGATCCCTGGGGCACCGTGCTCGCGCGCGCGTCCGAGGGCGAGGCCGTGATCACCGCGGAGCTCGATCTCGATCACCTGGCGCGCGTCCGCCGCGAAATGCCGTGCCTCCACCACACGCGGTTGCTCTCGTGA
- a CDS encoding YjbQ family protein gives MVLRVNPVHRFKVETESQMEMIDVTAGIRRVVRESGVTSGMCHVFVPHTTAAITINENADPNVRKGMIRELLKTIPMQDDSLHTESNAAAHLLSTLVGASQSLLVENGKLALGTWQAIYLCEFDGPRSRTVLMRIMAE, from the coding sequence ATGGTACTCCGCGTCAATCCCGTGCACAGATTCAAGGTCGAGACCGAGTCGCAGATGGAGATGATCGACGTGACCGCGGGCATACGTCGCGTCGTCAGGGAATCGGGAGTCACGAGCGGGATGTGCCACGTTTTCGTCCCGCACACGACTGCCGCCATCACGATCAACGAAAACGCCGATCCGAACGTCCGCAAGGGCATGATCCGCGAGTTGTTGAAGACGATCCCCATGCAGGACGATTCCTTGCACACCGAAAGCAACGCGGCGGCACACCTCCTCTCGACCCTCGTCGGTGCCTCGCAGAGCCTGCTCGTGGAAAACGGCAAGCTCGCGCTCGGGACGTGGCAGGCGATCTATCTCTGTGAATTCGACGGTCCACGTTCGCGCACGGTGCTCATGCGGATCATGGCCGAGTGA
- a CDS encoding molybdopterin molybdotransferase MoeA, with the protein MRSRARRPTAPDPHTGGPSRFPLVTVAEALAALRGFRPVAAERIQVADAPGRVLARDVRTTIDLPHFERSYMDGFAVRARDTAAAGTDRPARLAIVGSVRMGHPVDARLGRGECMRIPTGGMLPAGADAVVMVEHTAEAADGTVAIARAASAGQHVMRRGEDARKGARIFERGHRLRPADVGALSGIGLDRVWVVRRPRVAVLATGDEIVPPDVTPQAGQVRNVNQYALRALIAAAGCEPVEFGVLPDREGVIRSAMRRALTKADAVLVSGGSSVGTKDLTPMVVAAMPRARILVHGIRIRPGKPTLIARAAGKPVIGLPGNPTSALVIFHVFALPLLRLLGGEPRDAAFAPRRAVVAELGARVGSLVGREDWIRVALVARPDGTLAARPVAGGSGDIVGFVRADGLVRIPADAAELAPGARVVVTVID; encoded by the coding sequence GTGAGATCCCGCGCCCGTCGTCCGACGGCTCCCGATCCGCACACCGGCGGCCCGAGCCGGTTCCCGCTGGTCACGGTCGCCGAAGCGCTGGCGGCGCTCCGGGGCTTTCGCCCCGTGGCCGCCGAGCGCATCCAGGTCGCCGACGCGCCCGGACGCGTCCTCGCCCGCGACGTCCGCACCACCATCGACCTCCCGCATTTCGAGCGCTCCTACATGGACGGCTTCGCGGTCCGTGCCCGCGACACCGCCGCTGCCGGCACGGATCGTCCCGCGCGCCTCGCGATCGTCGGCAGCGTGCGCATGGGCCATCCCGTCGACGCACGCCTCGGTCGCGGCGAGTGCATGCGGATCCCGACCGGCGGCATGCTCCCGGCGGGAGCCGACGCCGTCGTCATGGTGGAGCACACCGCCGAAGCGGCCGACGGCACCGTCGCCATCGCGCGCGCCGCGAGCGCCGGGCAGCACGTCATGCGGCGCGGCGAGGACGCTCGCAAGGGCGCCCGCATCTTCGAGCGCGGGCACCGACTGCGGCCCGCCGATGTCGGGGCGCTCTCGGGCATCGGGCTCGACCGCGTGTGGGTCGTACGCCGGCCGCGGGTCGCGGTGCTCGCCACCGGGGACGAGATCGTTCCGCCGGACGTCACCCCGCAGGCCGGACAGGTACGGAACGTCAACCAGTACGCGCTCCGCGCGCTCATCGCGGCGGCCGGCTGCGAGCCCGTCGAGTTCGGCGTGCTGCCGGATCGCGAAGGGGTGATCCGGTCGGCGATGCGGCGGGCGCTCACCAAGGCCGACGCGGTGCTCGTGTCGGGCGGCAGCTCGGTCGGCACCAAGGACCTCACGCCGATGGTCGTCGCCGCGATGCCGCGCGCGCGCATCCTCGTGCACGGTATCCGGATCAGGCCCGGCAAGCCGACGCTGATCGCGCGGGCCGCCGGGAAGCCCGTCATCGGGCTTCCCGGCAATCCGACTTCCGCGCTCGTCATCTTCCACGTCTTCGCCCTGCCCCTCCTGCGTCTGCTCGGCGGCGAGCCGCGGGACGCGGCGTTCGCCCCGCGCCGGGCCGTCGTCGCGGAGCTCGGCGCGCGCGTCGGATCGCTCGTGGGCCGCGAAGACTGGATCCGCGTCGCGCTCGTCGCGCGACCCGACGGCACGCTCGCGGCGCGCCCGGTGGCGGGCGGGTCGGGCGACATCGTCGGGTTCGTGCGGGCGGACGGGCTCGTGCGGATCCCCGCCGACGCCGCCGAGCTCGCCCCCGGCGCGCGGGTCGTCGTCACGGTCATCGATTGA